The Humulus lupulus chromosome 3, drHumLupu1.1, whole genome shotgun sequence genome window below encodes:
- the LOC133825453 gene encoding uncharacterized protein LOC133825453, giving the protein MARRKRINQKPGSKASPSAISAGRVNQERVEVEDEEAGEDLSQVPGSQTKFEVNVESRSWVVEAEEQEFQELAKDKWSRFQDTFAARGGVRLNYEEPLIRDGQLIAQVDKEEIEVEASFWQSAMVCVVLGANPPLSVFEGFINRMWGKLGIERIARMNGGYTLVKFKDEVTRDLVLEAGVVHFDRKPVLLRPWSTDLDKVRLVKSVPVWVRLPDLGLQYWGLKTLSALVSTIGKPMMMDKVTKDKSMVKFSRVLVDVEISDKIPQCISFLNEKGQLMEQPIEFEWLPTRCSCCKNLGHGASNCKRSQEVQWKPKQVVNNAGIEDSDVSKIQSEAGLVDGSIGTQMAGKDSQQGKTGSTLASTRELKTGIDSRDLSIQDTGNASVEQDLSWSTPKRVGGVKLKTAANVTVRGNKFSLLQESKEMVKKKEFT; this is encoded by the exons ATGGCGAGGCGCAAGCGAATCAATCAGAAGCCTGGATCTAAAGCTTCTCCGTCAGCGATCAGTGCAGGAAGAGTTAATCAAGAGCGGGTGGAGGTTGAAGATGAA GAGGCGGGGGAGGATCTCTCTCAGGTCCCCGGTAGTCAGACCAAGTTTGAAGTTAACGTTGAGTCCAGGTCGTGGGTGGTGGAAGCCGAAGAACAAGAATTTCAAGAACTAGCTAAAGATAAATGGTCACGTTTTCAAGACACGTTTGCTGCAAGGGGAGGTGTTCGACTCAATTATGAGGAACCCTTGATTCGTGATGGTCAATTAATTGCTCAAGTTGATAAAGAAGAGATAGAAGTGGAGGCTTCTTTTTGGCAGTCAGCTATGGTCTGTGTAGTCTTGGGTGCCAACCCTCCATTATCTGTGTTTGAAGGATTCATCAATCGTATGTGGGGTAAGCTGGGTATAGAGAGAATAGCACGCATGAATGGAGGATACACACTTGTTAAATTCAAGGATGAAGTTACTAGAGATTTGGTTTTGGAAGCTGGTGTTGTTCATTTTGACAGGAAGCCAGTTTTACTGAGGCCATGGTCGACAGATTTGGATAAAGTGCGATTGGTAAAGTCAGTGCCGGTTTGGGTAAGGTTGCCAGATTTAGGTCTCCAATATTGGGGACTTAAAACTCTAAGTGCCCTAGTTAGTACAATAGGTAAACCTATGATGATGGATAAGGTAACCAAGGACAAATCTATGGTGAAATTTTCTAGAGTTCTTGTAGATGTTGAAATATCTGATAAAATTCCCCAGTGTATTAGTTTTTTAAATGAGAAAGGCCAGTTGATGGAGCAACCTATAGAATTCGAATGGTTGCCCACTCGTTGTTCCTGTTGTAAGAACTTGGGTCATGGTGCCTCTAACTGCAAAAGGTCTCAGGAGGTTCAATGGAAGCCTAAACAGGTAGTCAATAATGCTGGAATAGAGGATTCTGATGTTTCTAAGATTCAGAGTGAGGCAGGTCTTGTGGATGGGTCAATTGGCACTCAGATGGCAGGCAAGGATAGTCAGCAGGGGAAAACTGGTAGTACTCTGGCTAGTACACGGGAGTTGAAGACAGGTATTGATAGCAGAGACCTTTCAATTCAGGATACTGGTAATGCTTCTGTTGAGCAGGATCTATCTTGGTCTACTCCAAAGAGAGTTGGAGGGGTTAAGTTAAAAACTGCTGCCAACGTGACAGTGAGGGGTAACAAGTTTAGTCTCTTACAGGAGAGCAAGGAGATGGTTAAAAAAAAGGAATTTACATGA